The following coding sequences lie in one Cucurbita pepo subsp. pepo cultivar mu-cu-16 chromosome LG13, ASM280686v2, whole genome shotgun sequence genomic window:
- the LOC111809408 gene encoding tetratricopeptide repeat protein 33: MKLTWKNKGNSKKRSFTAISSRSNLPFEVPGEVEEDGRVNRQDNEIDVKAVDRREDGASESSFSDLKRLAESFRDQGNTLAENGKLREALGKWETALTLMPENAVLHEQKSQVLLEIGEAWGALKAATRATDLDPSWAEAWITLGRAQLNFGEPDSAIESFDRALAIKPDSGDAQDDRKTATHLIKRRKQLHSAGLSSSENRYFVGDKLNNVDGL; encoded by the exons ATGAAGCTCACATGGAAGAACAAGGGCAATAGTAAGAAGCGATCTTTCACGGCAATTTCAAGCCGTTCAAATCTTCCTTTTGAGGTTCCTGGCGAGGTGGAAGAAGATGGTAGGGTTAATCGCCAAGATAATGAAATAGACGTTAAGGCGGTAGACCGGAGAGAGGATGGAGCTTCAGAAAGTTCGTTTTCAGACCTCAAGCGTCTCGCGGAATCATTTCGGGATCAAGGCAATACGCTTGCCGAG aaTGGGAAATTACGGGAAGCTCTGGGAAAATGGGAGACTGCTCTTACCTTGATGCCTGAAAATGCAGTTTTACATGAACAAAAGTCACAAGTTCTACTTGAGATTGGGGAAGCTTGGGGTGCTTTGAAGGCAGCAACCA GAGCTACTGACTTAGATCCGTCATGGGCTGAG GCGTGGATCACTCTTGGTAGAGCACAGTTAAACTTTGGGGAACCTGATAGTGCTATAGAGAGCTTTGACAGAGCATTGGCCATTAAG CCTGATTCTGGGGATGCCCAAGACGATCGAAAAACTGCAACGCATCTAATAAAGCGGCGAAAACAGCTCCATTCAGCTGGGTTAAGCAGTTCTGAAAATCGTTATTTTGTGGGAGATAAGTTGAACAACGTTGACGGTTTATGA
- the LOC111809287 gene encoding probable calcium-binding protein CML44: MALPISSNDLLRIFNRLDKNKDGLICVQELKWLLDTIGIQLTMEELESFLEKPSLDFDEFLFFYESISKQNKGECKGGLVDEHGDEEEDVEIVYMAFKVFDVNGDGFISCEELENVLSRLELWDANRSEVDCRSMIRAYDTNLDGKLDFEEFMNMMLFTN, from the coding sequence ATGGCTCTTCCTATTAGCTCAAACGACTTGCTCAGGATCTTCAACAGGCTCGACAAGAACAAGGATGGCCTCATTTGCGTACAGGAGCTCAAGTGGCTCCTAGACACCATTGGCATCCAATTGACCATGGAGGAGTTGGAGTCGTTTCTCGAGAAACCGAGCCTTGACTTCGAtgagttcttgttcttttacGAGTCCATATCGAAGCAAAATAAAGGCGAGTGCAAGGGTGGGTTGGTTGATGAGCATGGAGATGAAGAGGAAGATGTGGAGATTGTATATATGGCTTTTAAAGTGTTTGATGTGAACGGTGATGGCTTCATTTCTTGCGAGGAGCTCGAAAACGTGCTGTCGAGACTTGAGCTTTGGGATGCAAATAGAAGCGAGGTTGATTGTAGAAGCATGATTCGAGCTTATGACACCAATTTGGATGGGAAGCTGGATTTTGAGGAGTTTATGAATATGATGTTGTTCACAAACTAG
- the LOC111808623 gene encoding uncharacterized protein LOC111808623 isoform X2: MKLLQNGVAVEPLPVNCGRTVLVGMKLDSHSRELLTWALVKVAQPGDLVIALHVLGNDEIVNQDGKSSLLSLVKAFDSVLAVYEGFCNLKQVDLKLKICRGASARKILVREAKSYRATNVIVGTARKLHKIRSSTSVAKYCARKLPKDFWVLAVHNGKVMFEREGCSVAAIGDCQGKDEQRQSNLLCAVYGSSGSPHKVQRGESFASLLARDGGTLGIGKDSVQGLAKAIIVGTDKQNCSICGSESTSVEQSADISSGDGDKHDESLAIVPVHNVEVALSSITNLIKQLPEVKPGWPLLRHVDQSGQSDRQRSSDRSMAKKISVVQWAMRLPSRSPPYPAALDYKTNTSDQYLGLDGENGAMVLVGSEPVTSLLSPESCSETSPKELEGFHEKYSSTCRLFTYHELVTATSNFLPENLIGKGGSSQVYRGCLPDGKEVAVKILKPSEDVLKEFVVEIETVTSLSHKNIISLLGFCFENSKFLLVYDFLSRGSLEEILHVELGNGKNPNAFGWNERFKVAVGVAEALDYLHDDAQHVIHRDVKSSNVLLSDDFEPQLSDFGLAKQASNSSHVTCTDVAGTFGYLAPEYFMYGKVNDKIDVYAYGVVLLELLSGRKPISTEYPKGQESLVMWAKPILIDGKVSQLLDPSLGGNYDEDEMERVILAASLCIRRAPRARPPMSLVVKLLQGDVDVTKWSRQQMNGVGDCNTVDDEVCPRSDIQSHLNVALLDVDDDSLSLSSVEQSISLEEYLQGRWSRSSSFD; encoded by the exons ATGAAATTGCTCCAAAATGGGGTCGCCGTCGAGCCACTTCCAGTTAATTGCGGCCGGACTGTGTTGGTGGGCATGAAATTGGACTCTCATAGTAGAGAGTTGTTGACTTGGGCTTTGGTTAAGGTCGCTCAGCCTGGTGACCTTGTGATCGCTCTTCATGTTCTTGGTAACGATG AAATTGTGAATCAAGATGGGAAATCTTCGCTTCTTTCTCTTGTAAAAGCGTTTGATTCTGTGTTGGCTGTTTATGAAGGCTTCTGTAACTTGAAGCAG GTGGATCTGAAGCTCAAAATCTGCAGAGGAGCATCGGCAAGGAAGATCTTAGTTCGTGAAGCGAAATCGTATCGTGCTACGAACGTGATTGTTGGGACTGCTCGTAAGCTTCACAAAATCCGTTCATCGACTTCCGTTGCCAAATACTGCGCCAGAAAGTTACCCAAGGATTTTTGGGTACTCGCTGTTCATAATGGGAAGGTGATGTTCGAACGAGAGGGCTGTTCAGTGGCGGCCATAGGCGACTGCCAAG GAAAAGATGAACAACGCCAGAGCAATTTGCTCTGTGCAGTTTATGGATCGTCTGGTAGCCCTCACAAAGTTCAAAGGGGTGAGAGTTTTGCTTCTCTGTTGGCGAGGGACGGCGGTACTCTGGGAATTGGTAAGGATTCTGTCCAGGGATTAGCCAAAGCCATAATTGTCGGTACCGATAAACAGAACTGCTCGATTTGTGGATCGGAGTCGACTTCTGTGGAGCAATCTGCTGATATATCCTCTGGTGATGGAGATAAACATGATGAATCTTTGGCTATAGTTCCAGTACATAATGTTGAGGTAGCGTTAAGCTCGATTACTAATTTGATTAAGCAATTGCCTGAAGTGAAACCCGGTTGGCCTCTGCTTCGACATGTCGATCAGTCAGGTCAATCGGATCGACAACGTTCTTCCGATCGATCGATGGCTAAGAAAATCTCTGTAGTTCAATGGGCAATGAGGTTGCCTAGCCGATCTCCGCCTTACCCTGCTGCTTTGGATTATAAAACTAATACCTCTGATCAATATTTGGGTCTTGATGGGGAAAATGGAGCTATGGTTCTTGTGGGTTCTGAACCAGTGACATCTCTGCTCTCCCCGGAGTCTTGTTCGGAAACCTCACCGAAAGAATTGGAAGGTTTTCACGAGAAATACTCGTCGACTTGTAGATTGTTTACTTATCATGAACTCGTTACAGCGACATCGAATTTCTTACCTG aaaatttGATTGGGAAAGGAGGAAGCAGCCAAGTTTACAGAGGTTGTCTTCCTGATGGCAAGGAGGTTGCTGTGAAGATCTTGAAGCCATCAGAAGACGTTCTAAAGGAGTTCGTAGTCGAAATCGAGACCGTTACCTCCTTAAGCCATAAGAACATCATATCCCTTTTGGGATTTTGCTTTGAAAATAGCAAGTTCTTGTTGGTTTATGATTTTCTCTCAAGAGGAAGTCTTGAAGAAATCCTTCACG TTGAACTAGGAAATGGAAAGAATCCAAATGCATTTGGTTGGAATGAAAGATTCAAGGTAGCTGTTGGTGTAGCTGAGGCGTTGGATTATCTCCACGACGATGCTCAGCATGTGATCCATAGGGATGTTAAATCGTCGAACGTTTTGTTATCTGATGATTTCGAACCGCAG TTATCAGATTTCGGGCTCGCTAAACAGGCATCGAACTCGTCGCACGTAACGTGTACAGACGTTGCAGGAACCTTCGG TTACCTAGCTCCTGAGTATTTCATGTATGGCAAGGTAAATGACAAGATCGATGTCTATGCTTATGGCGTGGTACTCCTCGAACTTCTTTCCGGGAGAAAACCGATAAGCACCGAGTATCCGAAAGGCCAAGAAAGCTTGGTCATGTGG GCAAAGCCAATTTTAATCGACGGGAAGGTATCTCAATTACTCGATCCTAGCTTGGGAGGTAACTACGACGAGGACGAGATGGAGCGTGTAATTCTTGCAGCGAGCCTTTGTATCAGACGCGCCCCACGAGCTAGGCCTCCAATGAGCCTT GTTGTAAAACTTCTCCAAGGTGATGTAGATGTAACCAAATGGTCAAGGCAACAGATGAATGGTGTAGGGGATTGTAACACTGTAGATGATGAAGTATGTCCACGATCCGATATCCAATCACATCTCAACGTTGCGCTGCTCGACGTCGACGATGACTCGCTCTCCTTGAGCAGCGTCGAGCAGAGTATCTCATTGGAGGAGTATTTGCAAGGCAGATGGAGCCGTTCGTCGAGTTTCGACTAA
- the LOC111808623 gene encoding uncharacterized protein LOC111808623 isoform X1: MKLLQNGVAVEPLPVNCGRTVLVGMKLDSHSRELLTWALVKVAQPGDLVIALHVLGNDEIVNQDGKSSLLSLVKAFDSVLAVYEGFCNLKQVDLKLKICRGASARKILVREAKSYRATNVIVGTARKLHKIRSSTSVAKYCARKLPKDFWVLAVHNGKVMFEREGCSVAAIGDCQGKDEQRQSNLLCAVYGSSGSPHKVQRGESFASLLARDGGTLGIGKDSVQGLAKAIIVGTDKQNCSICGSESTSVEQSADISSGDGDKHDESLAIVPVHNVEVALSSITNLIKQLPEVKPGWPLLRHVDQSGQSDRQRSSDRSMAKKISVVQWAMRLPSRSPPYPAALDYKTNTSDQYLGLDGENGAMVLVGSEPVTSLLSPESCSETSPKELEGFHEKYSSTCRLFTYHELVTATSNFLPENLIGKGGSSQVYRGCLPDGKEVAVKILKPSEDVLKEFVVEIETVTSLSHKNIISLLGFCFENSKFLLVYDFLSRGSLEEILHGTLELGNGKNPNAFGWNERFKVAVGVAEALDYLHDDAQHVIHRDVKSSNVLLSDDFEPQLSDFGLAKQASNSSHVTCTDVAGTFGYLAPEYFMYGKVNDKIDVYAYGVVLLELLSGRKPISTEYPKGQESLVMWAKPILIDGKVSQLLDPSLGGNYDEDEMERVILAASLCIRRAPRARPPMSLVVKLLQGDVDVTKWSRQQMNGVGDCNTVDDEVCPRSDIQSHLNVALLDVDDDSLSLSSVEQSISLEEYLQGRWSRSSSFD; this comes from the exons ATGAAATTGCTCCAAAATGGGGTCGCCGTCGAGCCACTTCCAGTTAATTGCGGCCGGACTGTGTTGGTGGGCATGAAATTGGACTCTCATAGTAGAGAGTTGTTGACTTGGGCTTTGGTTAAGGTCGCTCAGCCTGGTGACCTTGTGATCGCTCTTCATGTTCTTGGTAACGATG AAATTGTGAATCAAGATGGGAAATCTTCGCTTCTTTCTCTTGTAAAAGCGTTTGATTCTGTGTTGGCTGTTTATGAAGGCTTCTGTAACTTGAAGCAG GTGGATCTGAAGCTCAAAATCTGCAGAGGAGCATCGGCAAGGAAGATCTTAGTTCGTGAAGCGAAATCGTATCGTGCTACGAACGTGATTGTTGGGACTGCTCGTAAGCTTCACAAAATCCGTTCATCGACTTCCGTTGCCAAATACTGCGCCAGAAAGTTACCCAAGGATTTTTGGGTACTCGCTGTTCATAATGGGAAGGTGATGTTCGAACGAGAGGGCTGTTCAGTGGCGGCCATAGGCGACTGCCAAG GAAAAGATGAACAACGCCAGAGCAATTTGCTCTGTGCAGTTTATGGATCGTCTGGTAGCCCTCACAAAGTTCAAAGGGGTGAGAGTTTTGCTTCTCTGTTGGCGAGGGACGGCGGTACTCTGGGAATTGGTAAGGATTCTGTCCAGGGATTAGCCAAAGCCATAATTGTCGGTACCGATAAACAGAACTGCTCGATTTGTGGATCGGAGTCGACTTCTGTGGAGCAATCTGCTGATATATCCTCTGGTGATGGAGATAAACATGATGAATCTTTGGCTATAGTTCCAGTACATAATGTTGAGGTAGCGTTAAGCTCGATTACTAATTTGATTAAGCAATTGCCTGAAGTGAAACCCGGTTGGCCTCTGCTTCGACATGTCGATCAGTCAGGTCAATCGGATCGACAACGTTCTTCCGATCGATCGATGGCTAAGAAAATCTCTGTAGTTCAATGGGCAATGAGGTTGCCTAGCCGATCTCCGCCTTACCCTGCTGCTTTGGATTATAAAACTAATACCTCTGATCAATATTTGGGTCTTGATGGGGAAAATGGAGCTATGGTTCTTGTGGGTTCTGAACCAGTGACATCTCTGCTCTCCCCGGAGTCTTGTTCGGAAACCTCACCGAAAGAATTGGAAGGTTTTCACGAGAAATACTCGTCGACTTGTAGATTGTTTACTTATCATGAACTCGTTACAGCGACATCGAATTTCTTACCTG aaaatttGATTGGGAAAGGAGGAAGCAGCCAAGTTTACAGAGGTTGTCTTCCTGATGGCAAGGAGGTTGCTGTGAAGATCTTGAAGCCATCAGAAGACGTTCTAAAGGAGTTCGTAGTCGAAATCGAGACCGTTACCTCCTTAAGCCATAAGAACATCATATCCCTTTTGGGATTTTGCTTTGAAAATAGCAAGTTCTTGTTGGTTTATGATTTTCTCTCAAGAGGAAGTCTTGAAGAAATCCTTCACGGTACTC TTGAACTAGGAAATGGAAAGAATCCAAATGCATTTGGTTGGAATGAAAGATTCAAGGTAGCTGTTGGTGTAGCTGAGGCGTTGGATTATCTCCACGACGATGCTCAGCATGTGATCCATAGGGATGTTAAATCGTCGAACGTTTTGTTATCTGATGATTTCGAACCGCAG TTATCAGATTTCGGGCTCGCTAAACAGGCATCGAACTCGTCGCACGTAACGTGTACAGACGTTGCAGGAACCTTCGG TTACCTAGCTCCTGAGTATTTCATGTATGGCAAGGTAAATGACAAGATCGATGTCTATGCTTATGGCGTGGTACTCCTCGAACTTCTTTCCGGGAGAAAACCGATAAGCACCGAGTATCCGAAAGGCCAAGAAAGCTTGGTCATGTGG GCAAAGCCAATTTTAATCGACGGGAAGGTATCTCAATTACTCGATCCTAGCTTGGGAGGTAACTACGACGAGGACGAGATGGAGCGTGTAATTCTTGCAGCGAGCCTTTGTATCAGACGCGCCCCACGAGCTAGGCCTCCAATGAGCCTT GTTGTAAAACTTCTCCAAGGTGATGTAGATGTAACCAAATGGTCAAGGCAACAGATGAATGGTGTAGGGGATTGTAACACTGTAGATGATGAAGTATGTCCACGATCCGATATCCAATCACATCTCAACGTTGCGCTGCTCGACGTCGACGATGACTCGCTCTCCTTGAGCAGCGTCGAGCAGAGTATCTCATTGGAGGAGTATTTGCAAGGCAGATGGAGCCGTTCGTCGAGTTTCGACTAA